A part of Funiculus sociatus GB2-C1 genomic DNA contains:
- a CDS encoding HD domain-containing protein, with the protein MQSRWESLLQPFQVKQEVGQKVLLDLFQAYSSAGTYYHTLEHIEQVLATINNLRSLSQNYAAIEFAVWFHDAIYNPKANDNEEKSAEYAVTILNALNIPSSTIEAVYSLIIKTKYHQDIDSIDSKIFLDADLSILGASPSKYKIYAQLIRKEYLWLSPEKYRTGRKQVLQSFLERERIYFTEKMFLALEQKARQNIKEEIGLL; encoded by the coding sequence ATGCAATCTAGATGGGAGTCTTTACTACAACCGTTTCAGGTTAAACAAGAGGTTGGTCAGAAAGTTTTGCTTGATTTATTCCAGGCTTACTCTAGTGCTGGTACATATTATCATACTCTGGAGCATATAGAACAAGTTTTAGCAACAATTAACAATCTGCGATCGCTATCCCAAAACTATGCAGCTATTGAATTTGCAGTTTGGTTTCACGATGCAATTTATAACCCTAAAGCTAACGATAATGAAGAAAAAAGTGCAGAATATGCAGTAACCATTTTAAACGCACTAAATATTCCCTCATCAACCATAGAGGCGGTATATTCCTTGATCATAAAAACAAAATATCACCAAGATATAGATAGTATTGACAGCAAAATTTTTCTGGATGCGGATCTATCTATATTAGGAGCATCGCCTTCTAAGTACAAAATATATGCTCAATTAATTAGAAAAGAATATTTATGGCTCTCGCCTGAAAAATATCGAACGGGTAGGAAACAAGTATTGCAGAGCTTTTTAGAGCGAGAAAGAATATATTTTACTGAAAAAATGTTTCTCGCTTTAGAACAAAAAGCTAGGCAAAATATTAAAGAAGAAATAGGATTGTTATGA
- the glcD gene encoding glycolate oxidase subunit GlcD translates to MITQDKQQKSWKQIIKQFEVAVGKNGVIQRREELITYECDGLASYKQKPALVVLPRTTEEVAAVVKICDRFSLPWVARGAGTGLSGGALPVEDCVLIVTALMRKILNIDLDNQRVVVQPGVINNWVTQAVSGAGFYYAPDPSSQIICSIGGNVAENSGGVHCLKYGVTTNHVLGLKLVLPDGSIVDVGGQIPEMPGYDITGLFVGSEGTLGIATEITLRILKTPESICVLLADFTSVEDAGAAVSDIISAGIIPGGMEIMDNLSINAVEDVVATGCYPRDAAAILLVEIDGLEVEVAANKHRIAEICTKNGARNITTANEPEKRLKLWKGRKAAFAAAGKLSPDYYVQDGVIPRTQMRFVLQEIEALSQKYGYRIANVFHAGDGNLHPLILYDNSLPGALEKVEELGGEILKLCVQVGGSLSGEHGIGADKKCYMPQMFTETDLETMQFVREVFNPKGLANPGKIFPTPRTCGEAAYAHSQKQFESVELF, encoded by the coding sequence ATGATAACCCAAGATAAACAACAGAAAAGCTGGAAACAAATTATCAAACAATTTGAAGTAGCCGTCGGCAAAAACGGTGTTATTCAACGCCGCGAAGAGTTGATTACCTACGAGTGCGATGGTTTAGCCAGCTATAAACAAAAACCCGCCCTCGTCGTGCTACCGCGAACTACAGAAGAAGTGGCGGCGGTGGTGAAAATATGCGATCGCTTTTCTCTGCCTTGGGTAGCACGCGGCGCAGGAACCGGACTTTCCGGTGGAGCATTACCTGTAGAGGATTGCGTGCTAATTGTAACCGCCCTTATGCGGAAAATACTAAACATCGATTTGGACAATCAGCGAGTCGTCGTGCAGCCAGGAGTCATCAACAACTGGGTGACACAAGCCGTCAGCGGTGCCGGATTTTACTATGCTCCTGACCCCTCCAGCCAAATTATCTGCTCCATTGGCGGTAACGTGGCGGAAAACTCCGGGGGTGTCCATTGCCTCAAGTACGGCGTTACCACCAACCACGTCTTGGGCTTAAAACTGGTGCTACCCGATGGCTCCATTGTAGATGTAGGGGGACAAATTCCGGAAATGCCTGGTTATGACATTACCGGGTTATTTGTTGGTTCTGAGGGAACGCTAGGAATTGCCACAGAAATTACTCTAAGAATTCTAAAAACACCCGAATCAATTTGCGTACTCTTAGCAGATTTCACCAGTGTTGAAGACGCTGGTGCAGCAGTGTCTGATATTATCAGCGCTGGAATTATTCCTGGTGGTATGGAAATCATGGATAACCTCAGCATCAACGCTGTAGAAGACGTTGTAGCAACAGGTTGTTATCCTAGAGATGCAGCAGCAATACTGTTAGTAGAAATAGACGGGTTAGAAGTAGAAGTTGCAGCCAATAAACACCGCATTGCTGAAATTTGTACCAAAAATGGGGCGCGTAACATTACCACAGCTAACGAGCCAGAAAAACGCCTAAAATTATGGAAAGGACGTAAAGCAGCCTTCGCAGCAGCAGGCAAGCTCAGCCCGGATTATTACGTGCAAGATGGCGTAATACCCCGCACTCAGATGCGATTTGTGTTGCAAGAAATTGAAGCATTGAGTCAAAAATACGGCTATCGTATCGCTAATGTGTTTCATGCTGGGGACGGAAATCTTCATCCGCTGATTCTTTACGATAATTCCCTGCCAGGAGCGTTAGAAAAAGTGGAAGAATTAGGCGGAGAAATTCTCAAACTTTGCGTACAAGTGGGGGGTAGCCTTTCTGGAGAACACGGCATCGGTGCCGATAAAAAGTGCTATATGCCGCAAATGTTTACCGAAACAGATTTAGAAACGATGCAATTTGTGCGTGAAGTTTTTAATCCTAAAGGTTTAGCAAATCCAGGTAAAATATTCCCCACGCCGCGTACTTGTGGCGAAGCTGCATACGCTCACTCTCAAAAGCAGTTTGAGTCAGTTGAACTATTTTAA
- a CDS encoding PAS domain S-box protein, whose translation MNNILPKNEAARLEAIRQYQILDTDPDAAFDDLTQITAQICGTPIALINLFDENRQWFKSKVGLDISQVLRDIDLSPACINKSDVLIIPDTLADEQFATHPVVNSSPHIRFYAGAPLITPEGQTSGVLCVVDTVPRQLSSQQVEALKALSRQVVSQLELRRNLAEEKRHIARAKALEAKLSTREKDLFDFLENGVVGLHWVGANGEILWVNQAELDLLGYSWEEYVGQNIAKFYADKEVIEDILQRLKAKETLHDYEARLLCKDGSIKHVLIDSNVLWENDKFIHTRCFTRDITERKVTEEALKAAADENLRLARAVAFVSDGIVITDPNQPDNPIIYANPAFTRMTGYQPEETLGRNCRFLQGDGTDKEAIALIRNAIAQRREVKTTILNYRKDGKPFWNEVKISPVFSDKGDLLYFVGIQTDITDRIAAEQERIQLLNRQQEARAEAEAERNRTKNILESITGAFYTLDKEWRFTYFNRQAEQILHKAAAEVLGCNIWDKFPESVGSVFFHQYHKVIAEQVAVEFEEFYPLLNTWVEVHAYPSKEGLSVYFNDITQRKRVEKALKESEERWQLALRGNNDGIWDWNVKTNEVFLSARWKEMLGYEESEIANHLDEWRERVHPDDIAFMTQLIEDHFAKKTPFYISEHRLLCKDGTYKWVLDRGQALWDEEGNPARMAGSHTDITERKQSEQKIRQQAALLDVVTDAILVQDLDNKILFWNKGAEAVYGWKAEEAIGKNADYLFYKYPSNQLLEAQNIALEKGEWQGELHKVTKNGKEVIVASRWTLVRDEEEKTKSILTVDTDITQKKKLENQFLRAQRMESIGTLAGGIAHDLNNVLTPILASIQILEMVLPDERSQRILTLLETNAKRGAELIKQVLSFARGVEGERMMLQVGHLIYEIEKIAKQTFPKSIEISTDVSMIDLWPVSGDATQLHQVLMNLCVNARDAMPNGGSLSITAENLFIDENYARMNIDAQVGAYIVITVVDSGMGIPGEILDRIFEPFFTTKELGKGTGLGLSTVVGIIKGHGGFINVYSEVGKGTQFKVYLPAIETTETDQENEERHELPTGNGELILVVDDEESICEVTKTSLESYGYRVLTASDGIEAIAMYAQHRLEISAVLIDMMMPSMDGPTTIRALQKINPLLKIIAVSGLVSNHKLAASIGSNIKTFLSKPFTAEELLKALHEILN comes from the coding sequence ATGAACAATATACTACCAAAAAATGAAGCGGCGAGGCTGGAAGCGATTCGCCAATATCAGATTCTCGACACCGATCCGGACGCAGCTTTTGACGATCTTACTCAAATAACCGCGCAGATTTGTGGAACCCCAATAGCGTTGATAAATCTTTTCGATGAGAACCGTCAGTGGTTCAAGTCGAAGGTGGGTTTAGATATCTCCCAAGTGCTGCGAGATATCGATTTATCTCCCGCTTGTATCAACAAGAGCGACGTTCTGATTATTCCTGATACTTTGGCTGATGAACAGTTTGCCACACACCCCGTGGTGAATTCCTCTCCCCATATCCGGTTTTACGCTGGTGCACCTTTAATTACACCAGAGGGGCAGACGAGCGGGGTACTATGTGTCGTTGACACTGTACCAAGGCAGCTGAGTTCGCAACAAGTAGAGGCACTTAAAGCGCTAAGCCGTCAGGTAGTTAGCCAACTAGAATTAAGGCGTAATTTAGCTGAAGAAAAACGCCATATCGCCCGCGCCAAGGCGCTTGAGGCGAAGCTAAGCACTAGAGAAAAAGATCTTTTTGACTTCTTAGAAAATGGAGTCGTTGGGTTGCATTGGGTGGGAGCAAATGGAGAAATTCTCTGGGTAAACCAGGCGGAATTGGATCTTCTTGGCTACTCTTGGGAAGAGTATGTTGGTCAGAATATCGCCAAGTTCTATGCAGACAAAGAGGTAATAGAAGATATTCTCCAACGGTTAAAAGCAAAAGAAACACTGCATGACTATGAGGCGCGTCTGCTGTGCAAAGATGGCTCGATTAAGCATGTACTAATTGATTCAAACGTGTTGTGGGAAAATGATAAATTTATCCACACAAGGTGCTTTACTCGCGACATCACCGAACGCAAAGTTACTGAGGAAGCGCTTAAGGCAGCTGCTGACGAAAATCTGCGACTGGCGCGTGCTGTGGCTTTTGTCTCAGATGGAATTGTGATTACAGATCCGAACCAACCGGACAACCCAATTATTTACGCTAATCCTGCTTTTACGCGGATGACTGGGTATCAGCCAGAAGAGACGTTAGGGCGTAACTGTCGGTTTTTGCAAGGAGATGGGACAGATAAAGAAGCGATCGCGCTGATTAGAAACGCCATCGCTCAACGCCGAGAAGTTAAAACCACCATCCTCAACTATCGCAAAGATGGTAAGCCATTCTGGAATGAAGTAAAAATCTCTCCCGTATTCTCAGACAAAGGTGATTTACTTTACTTTGTCGGTATTCAGACAGATATTACCGATCGCATTGCTGCTGAACAAGAACGCATCCAACTTTTAAACAGACAACAAGAGGCACGCGCCGAAGCTGAAGCCGAACGCAACCGCACGAAAAACATTCTTGAAAGTATCACTGGTGCCTTCTATACCTTAGACAAAGAATGGCGATTTACTTATTTTAATCGTCAAGCCGAACAAATTTTACATAAAGCAGCAGCCGAAGTCCTCGGTTGCAATATATGGGATAAATTTCCCGAATCTGTTGGCTCAGTTTTCTTCCATCAATATCACAAAGTAATAGCGGAACAAGTAGCTGTTGAATTTGAGGAATTTTACCCATTGTTAAATACCTGGGTTGAAGTCCATGCCTATCCCTCTAAAGAAGGTTTATCGGTTTATTTTAATGACATCACCCAGAGGAAGCGGGTTGAAAAAGCACTCAAAGAAAGTGAAGAACGTTGGCAATTAGCTTTGCGCGGCAATAATGATGGCATTTGGGACTGGAATGTAAAAACTAATGAAGTTTTCCTCTCAGCACGATGGAAGGAAATGCTGGGTTATGAAGAAAGTGAAATTGCCAACCATTTAGATGAATGGAGGGAAAGAGTCCATCCAGATGATATTGCATTTATGACACAATTAATAGAAGATCACTTTGCTAAAAAAACACCGTTTTATATCAGCGAACATCGATTACTGTGCAAAGATGGAACCTACAAATGGGTTCTAGATCGGGGACAAGCTCTTTGGGATGAAGAGGGAAATCCTGCGCGAATGGCCGGCTCCCATACAGACATTACCGAACGCAAGCAGTCAGAACAGAAAATCCGCCAACAAGCTGCTTTACTCGATGTAGTAACAGACGCGATTCTAGTTCAAGATTTGGACAATAAAATCTTGTTCTGGAACAAAGGCGCTGAGGCAGTGTATGGCTGGAAGGCAGAAGAAGCGATCGGAAAAAATGCCGATTATCTATTTTACAAATATCCTTCAAATCAGCTCCTAGAAGCCCAAAATATTGCGCTAGAGAAGGGTGAGTGGCAAGGAGAATTGCATAAAGTTACCAAAAACGGTAAGGAAGTTATTGTCGCTAGCCGCTGGACACTTGTCCGCGATGAAGAAGAGAAAACAAAATCAATCCTCACTGTTGACACTGACATTACTCAAAAGAAAAAACTTGAAAACCAGTTTCTTCGCGCTCAGCGAATGGAGAGTATCGGTACTCTTGCCGGCGGTATTGCTCATGATTTGAACAACGTACTAACGCCAATTCTGGCATCAATTCAAATCTTAGAAATGGTGCTTCCCGATGAGCGTAGTCAGCGGATATTGACGCTACTAGAAACAAATGCTAAGCGTGGTGCTGAGCTAATTAAGCAAGTTCTGTCTTTTGCGCGAGGAGTTGAAGGTGAGCGGATGATGTTGCAAGTAGGGCATCTGATTTATGAAATAGAGAAAATTGCCAAGCAAACCTTTCCTAAATCAATCGAAATTTCCACTGATGTATCGATGATAGACCTGTGGCCTGTTTCTGGAGATGCCACACAACTACATCAAGTTTTAATGAATCTCTGTGTTAATGCTCGCGATGCGATGCCAAATGGCGGTAGTTTGAGTATTACTGCTGAAAATCTATTCATTGATGAAAACTATGCTCGGATGAATATAGATGCCCAAGTTGGTGCTTATATTGTGATAACTGTCGTGGATAGTGGTATGGGCATTCCTGGTGAAATATTAGATAGAATCTTTGAACCATTTTTCACAACCAAGGAACTTGGAAAAGGCACTGGTCTGGGTCTTTCAACAGTTGTTGGTATCATTAAGGGGCATGGCGGCTTTATTAATGTGTATAGCGAAGTAGGAAAAGGAACGCAATTTAAGGTGTATTTACCAGCAATAGAGACAACTGAAACAGATCAAGAAAACGAAGAGCGTCACGAACTACCTACAGGAAACGGAGAATTGATTCTAGTTGTTGATGATGAAGAGTCAATTTGTGAAGTGACAAAAACATCCCTAGAGAGTTACGGCTATCGGGTGTTAACTGCAAGTGATGGTATTGAAGCGATCGCGATGTACGCACAACACCGATTGGAAATTAGCGCTGTGTTGATTGACATGATGATGCCATCTATGGATGGCCCGACAACCATCCGCGCCTTGCAAAAAATTAACCCGCTTCTCAAGATTATTGCTGTCAGCGGGCTGGTGTCAAATCATAAACTGGCTGCAAGCATAGGTAGCAACATAAAAACATTTTTGTCTAAACCCTTCACAGCAGAAGAGTTATTAAAAGCCTTGCACGAAATTCTCAATTAG
- a CDS encoding ATPase domain-containing protein — protein sequence MLQDRLSTGISGLDEVLHGGLVPACSYLVRGGPGSGKTTLGLHFLAAGIVNGEKTLYITLGESAEQIGTNGDRLGFDMEGMTFLDLSPTSEFFTEIQTYDIFSPAEVEREPTTQKIIESVETLKPKRVVLDAITQFRYLSADAFQFRKQVLSFIRFLLEQGATVIFTSEGSETAPDDDLQFMSDGVINLNHDAEGRTLNITKFRGSNFHSGLHSMRLTNKGMGVSPRLQPEVYKREFAVQSIPSGVPELDELLHGGIERGTVTIFTGSTGVGKTTIGLQFMKEAAGRGERSVVYCFEEPEEILLHRCESINIPVNAMSDRGTLSVIPVEPLYFSPDEFANMVRQEVEQKKARIVMIDSVAGYRLSLRGEDLISHLHALCKYLQNMGVTVILVNELETITGDFRATDVGISYMADNIIFLRYIEVQGELRKAIGVLKKRMSDFEKTMREIEITRYGIKVGKPLTNLRGILSGAPEFIGKQEIE from the coding sequence ATGCTGCAAGATCGGCTATCCACAGGCATTTCAGGTTTAGACGAGGTTCTGCATGGCGGTCTTGTCCCAGCTTGCTCCTATCTAGTGCGAGGCGGCCCCGGAAGCGGCAAGACCACGCTCGGACTGCACTTTCTGGCGGCGGGCATAGTCAATGGCGAAAAAACTCTTTACATCACACTGGGCGAATCCGCCGAGCAAATCGGCACTAATGGCGATCGCCTTGGCTTTGACATGGAAGGGATGACCTTCCTCGACCTCAGCCCCACTTCTGAATTCTTCACAGAAATTCAGACCTACGACATCTTCTCGCCAGCTGAAGTAGAACGAGAACCAACCACGCAAAAAATTATTGAATCTGTAGAAACCCTCAAACCAAAGCGAGTGGTTCTGGATGCGATCACCCAGTTCCGCTACTTGTCAGCCGATGCCTTCCAGTTCCGCAAGCAAGTGCTTTCATTTATCCGCTTTCTTTTAGAACAAGGTGCAACGGTAATTTTCACCTCCGAAGGCAGCGAGACAGCACCCGACGACGACTTACAATTTATGAGCGATGGGGTAATTAACCTCAACCACGATGCCGAGGGACGTACCCTTAACATCACCAAGTTTCGCGGTTCTAACTTCCACAGTGGTTTGCACTCGATGCGGCTAACCAATAAAGGGATGGGGGTCTCCCCCCGTCTACAGCCGGAAGTTTACAAACGGGAATTTGCCGTTCAAAGCATTCCCTCCGGCGTACCGGAACTGGACGAACTGCTGCACGGCGGGATAGAGCGGGGTACTGTCACCATTTTTACTGGCTCCACTGGTGTCGGCAAAACCACCATTGGTTTACAGTTCATGAAAGAAGCGGCGGGAAGAGGTGAACGTTCTGTCGTCTACTGCTTCGAGGAACCAGAGGAAATTTTGCTGCATCGCTGTGAATCGATCAATATTCCGGTTAATGCCATGAGCGATCGCGGTACCCTTTCAGTCATTCCTGTGGAACCCCTGTACTTCAGCCCTGACGAGTTCGCCAACATGGTGCGTCAGGAGGTAGAGCAGAAAAAAGCTCGGATTGTAATGATTGACAGTGTTGCTGGCTATCGGCTTTCCCTGCGGGGAGAAGATTTGATTAGCCACCTGCACGCTCTGTGCAAGTATTTACAAAATATGGGCGTAACGGTGATTTTAGTCAACGAACTGGAAACAATTACCGGAGACTTCCGGGCGACGGATGTTGGCATCAGCTACATGGCAGACAATATCATTTTCCTCCGCTACATAGAGGTTCAAGGTGAGCTGCGTAAGGCAATCGGGGTGCTGAAGAAACGGATGTCTGACTTTGAAAAGACGATGCGCGAAATCGAGATTACTCGTTATGGCATCAAGGTGGGTAAGCCACTGACAAATCTGCGCGGAATCTTGAGCGGTGCGCCGGAGTTTATCGGTAAGCAGGAAATTGAATGA
- a CDS encoding sensor histidine kinase: protein MDRILLLVENKQNRRLLSEWLVMRYEVISPDLEVAKQEPDFLLAPSFDLCIVCGRSLDQFWESVQRIRELQQPVFLPFLLITSGADVRMVTRHLWQTIDDLITKPIEKVELQARVEILLRSRQYSLNLKAANQELQSEIVHRQQVEAALAQSEAKFRALVQNSSDVIKVLEADGTITYASPSSQMVLGLSREELEGTNVFDYIHPDDLTEAIATFKASLTSPGETQISEYRFRHQDGSWHYLESKSTFSNTETTLRGIVVNSRDITIRKHAEEDMLETLEKERELNELKSRFVAMVSHEIRNPLNTILAATQILENYSDKWSVDKKREFFERIKKNVKTMTALLDNVLIIGRSDQRRLEVKPVPLDLEKFTRNLIEEIKLSTSCKHIITFEKHTNEACVNQSQCISVCLDENLLRHILTNLLTNAIKYSPEGSTVRFKLLCQNEQAIFQIQDEGIGISPEDQQQLFESFQRASNVRNIPGTGLGLAIVKRCVDLQGGNIAVTSEIGVGTTFTVTLPLQNSVLMDANDIVSTL, encoded by the coding sequence ATGGATCGGATTTTGCTGCTTGTAGAAAACAAACAGAACCGCCGCCTGCTGTCGGAGTGGCTGGTGATGCGCTACGAGGTAATTTCACCAGATTTAGAAGTCGCAAAGCAAGAGCCGGATTTTCTACTAGCGCCATCTTTCGATTTATGTATTGTATGTGGGCGATCGCTTGATCAATTCTGGGAATCGGTGCAACGAATACGAGAGCTTCAGCAGCCTGTCTTTCTCCCATTTCTCCTAATTACTTCAGGTGCTGATGTGAGGATGGTAACGCGACATTTGTGGCAAACCATTGATGATTTGATTACTAAACCTATTGAAAAGGTGGAATTGCAGGCGCGGGTAGAAATTTTGTTGCGAAGTCGTCAGTATTCACTGAATCTCAAAGCCGCGAATCAGGAACTGCAAAGCGAAATTGTCCACCGTCAGCAAGTAGAGGCAGCATTGGCTCAAAGTGAAGCCAAATTCCGGGCGTTGGTGCAAAATTCTTCAGATGTAATTAAAGTTTTAGAGGCGGATGGAACCATCACTTATGCCAGTCCTTCAAGTCAAATGGTTTTAGGTTTGTCTAGAGAAGAGCTGGAAGGAACAAATGTTTTTGATTATATTCATCCTGATGATTTAACAGAAGCGATCGCTACTTTTAAGGCAAGTTTAACTAGTCCCGGCGAAACGCAAATCTCCGAATATCGTTTTCGTCACCAAGATGGAAGTTGGCATTACCTGGAATCTAAAAGTACCTTTTCAAATACTGAAACCACTTTAAGGGGGATTGTTGTCAATTCAAGAGACATAACTATTCGCAAACACGCTGAAGAAGATATGCTCGAAACTTTGGAAAAAGAACGAGAGCTGAATGAACTTAAATCCCGTTTCGTAGCAATGGTATCCCACGAGATTCGCAATCCACTAAACACCATTCTAGCTGCAACTCAAATCCTAGAAAATTATAGCGACAAATGGTCTGTAGATAAGAAACGCGAATTTTTTGAGCGAATCAAAAAGAATGTCAAAACTATGACCGCGCTATTAGATAATGTTTTGATAATCGGTCGCTCCGATCAAAGAAGATTAGAAGTCAAACCAGTACCTCTCGATCTGGAAAAATTTACCCGCAATTTAATAGAAGAAATCAAATTAAGTACAAGTTGCAAACACATAATCACCTTTGAAAAACACACTAATGAAGCCTGTGTCAATCAAAGTCAATGTATAAGCGTTTGCCTAGACGAAAACCTGCTGCGGCACATCCTGACTAATTTGCTTACAAATGCGATTAAGTATTCCCCTGAAGGCAGCACTGTTCGTTTTAAGTTGCTGTGTCAGAATGAACAGGCTATTTTCCAAATTCAAGACGAAGGTATTGGCATTTCGCCAGAAGATCAACAGCAACTTTTTGAATCATTCCAACGAGCTAGTAATGTCAGAAATATTCCCGGTACTGGGCTAGGATTAGCGATTGTCAAAAGGTGCGTAGATTTACAAGGAGGCAATATTGCCGTTACCAGTGAAATTGGGGTAGGCACGACTTTTACCGTCACTCTGCCATTACAAAACTCGGTATTGATGGACGCAAATGATATTGTGTCAACGCTATAA